In the genome of Methanomassiliicoccales archaeon, the window GATCCCAGCTGCGAATCGCGACCACCACCTCCTGGACGAACCAGAGCAACGCCGTCTACATCCTGGACGCCGACCTTAAGCGAGTTGGCCAGCTGGAGAACATCGCCCCGGGGGAGCGCATCTATTCCGCTCGTTTCGTCGGCGAGACGCTCTATCTGGTCACCTTCAGACAGGTGGACCCGCTGTTCGTCATCGATTTGAGCGTGGCCAGCAATCCCCGGATCGTCGGTTCCCTAGCGCTTCCAGGCTTTTCCTCCTACCTGCATCCAGTGAACTCCACCCACTTGGTGGGCATCGGCATGCTGAACGGCTCGATCAAGCTGTCCCTCTTCGATGTCTCCGATCCCCTCCAGCCACGAGAGGACGCCAACCTGACCGTGCCTGGAAGGTCGTATTCCCAGGCTCTATGGGACCACCACGCGGTGCTCTTCGATGTCGAGACTGGCGCCTTGATCATCCCCATCACCACCTATGATGCTTCCACTTACAACGTAACATCGGCCGTCTTTGTGTTCCATTTGGCCGGAGACACGCTGGCGCTGACCGGAAAGTTGGCGGTGGATTCGGGAGAGTACATCGTTCGCACGCACTACATCGGTGAGTATCTGTACACGATCACCGACGTGAAGGTGCTGGCGAACTCGTTGCTGGACCTGAGCCCCGCGGGAGAGCTGGTGTACGCCGAGAGGAGTCAGTATCTCATCCCCTATATGCTGGGCGAGGGAACGGTGTCGCCTGTGGCGGCCGTGAGGTGATCTCGCGGAGCCGCAAGAGAGGTTAAGCCTCCCGGCCCCCTTTTCCTTAGGCAAGGGGCAGCAGAAGATGAAGGTGGAGCTGGACAAGAAGGCCTTGTTCGCATTAGCCTCCGACACTCGCATAGAGATCTTGAAGGCGCTCCAGCCTTCCCGCCGGACCATTACTCAGCTCGCGGAGGAGCTGAGCATCGACAAGGCTGCCATCCACCGACATCTCAAGAAGCTGGAGGAGGGCGGCTTCGTCACTCGTCAAGAGGACCATGGTTTTGTCTACTACGAGCTGTCGTGGAAGGCCAGGGACATCATCTCCCCGGGTGAGAACACCAAGATCATCATCATCTTCTCATCCTCCTGGTTGCTGATACTGGCTTCGGTATCCCTTCTCGTATTGGCTTTGAACTCGGCCGCCAAACGCGCCTTCGAAGCGTACGGGGAGACGCAGATGGCGGGAGGCAACTGGCTCAGCGAAGCAACCGGTGGCCTGGGGCTGGAGGTATTGCTGCCAGCGGTCCTGCTGGTTGCGCTCGCAGTCGTGCTGACCTACATCGGATATAGCAAGCTGCGCCGACCCAGGCAACGACCGGCGGAGAAGGACCCACCCGATGAGGCGACCTTCTGAACGCCGCCTGGTCCGATCTCCTGGTCACCAGCCAGGTCGATAGCAGGCGTTCCGGCAACAATCAATAAATACCCTGGGTGGGTTGAGCTAATCCTTCTGGGTCAAGTGACGCTGCGCATGCAGGACGACGACAAGGACGAGAGAGGGGCTCATCGCTGCAATGGCCCCCGGACGGGGTGAGGGCGGCGATGGGCACGCTGGGCATTTTCGTGGACAGACAGACATTGAGCCATTCGCGCAAGCTAGGGGCGGTGATGCGCTTCCGCGACGCTGCCGAGGCTCTGGGCCACCGTTCCTACTTCATCTTCCCGGTGGAGATGCGCAAGATCGCCAAGACCAGCGCGCTTCTCATTCGCGGCCGCACCGACCCGCTGAACGCCACCTATGTGGCCGCCCGTTGGGCCAGCCTGCACGGCATCCCGGTCATCGACGATGCCACCTCCATCCGGATATGCTCGGACAAGGTGAACATGTATATGCACTTACAGAAGGCGGGAGTGCCGATACCTGAGACCTGGTATCTGGGTAGGAGGGACGTCGAGGCCGGTGAGGAAGGGATCATCGGCCAGCTGCATTTCCCCCTGGTCCTCAAGGAGCCCTCCACCAGCTTCAGCAATCGGGTGAAGGTGGCGCACGACCGGAGGGAGCTGACGCGCATCGCCACCTCCTACCTGAAGCTCAGTCACCTCATCGTGGTCCAGGAACACGTGGAAAGCGAGGAGGACTGGCGCATTGGGATACTGGACGGCGAGGTGCTGTTCGCCTCCCGCTACGTGGAGATCGAGCCGGAAGAGGTTCGCCCAATCGAGGAAGAGGAGGTGCCCTACTATGGTGTGGAGACGCTGCCCTTGGACCGGGTTCCGGAGCGGGCGTTGCGCTTGGCGGTGAGGGCGGCGTGCGCCATCGGCGAAGGGCTGTACAGCGTGGACATCAAGGAGCGCGGAGGCAAGCTCTTCGTCATCGAGGTCAACGACAACCCCTCCCTGGAGAATGGGGAGGAGGAACACTATCCAGACGTGTACGAGCGCATCGTGGCTCGCCTGATGAAGGCATGAAGAGATAGAAGCGGGGCGCTATCTAAGCGCGGGTGGTCGCTGGGAATGGAACAAATCGATCAGCATCTGACTGCAGAAGGAGGGGTTCGAATGACCATCGGAACGGAGCACGAATATTCGATCAACGACGAGTCTTTCAACCCCCTGCCCATCTCGGACCAGATAATCAAGGAGCTGGCCGGTGAGCTCAGGAACGAGATCCCCTTCGGCCCAGTGCACCTGTCCAAGGAACTGCAGAAGCATGTGCTGGAGATCACCCCCTCCGTGCCGGCGCACGACCTCGTTTCGTTGGAAGCCTCACTGTACTCAGGCCTGCAAGGGTTCTACGCCCGCACCGAAGGCAAGTACCGCCTGCTGGGCTTGGGGATGCATCCTGCGCTGCGGCTTGAGGAGGCGCAGGTGTGGGAGCACGAGGACAGCGAGATCTACGAGATCTACGATCGCCTCTTCGACATCCGGCAGCATGGCTGGCTGAACATCCAGGCCCTGCAGGTCAACCTCCCCTTCCGGGATGGCGAGGATATGGTCAGGATGTACAACCGCCTGAGGGCGCTCATCCCCTACCTGGTGGCGGTGTCCGCTTCCTCCCCATTGGTGGAAGGGAAGGAGACCAGGGCGATGGACAACCGTCTGATCTTCTACCGCGAGAACCAGAGGCGGCTTCCCTCGATCACCCATGGCATCATCCCGGAGAAGCTGCGGAGCCCCGAGCATCAGCGCCAGATCCAGGAGGAGATGTATGCCACTCTTCGGGAGCACGGCGGAGAGCGGCTCTGTCACGAGTGGGTGGATTCCCGGGGCGTGATAGTGCGGTTCTCCCGCTGCTGCCTGGAGCTAAAAGCCATCGATGAGCAGGAGTGTCTGCGGGCCGACGTGGCCCTCGTGGCATTCATATTGGCGCTGCTGCGTTGCGACGACCTTGGGCTAGAGGAGGACGAGGAGGCGCTGAAAGAGATGACGGAGAAG includes:
- a CDS encoding winged helix-turn-helix domain-containing protein, which encodes MKVELDKKALFALASDTRIEILKALQPSRRTITQLAEELSIDKAAIHRHLKKLEEGGFVTRQEDHGFVYYELSWKARDIISPGENTKIIIIFSSSWLLILASVSLLVLALNSAAKRAFEAYGETQMAGGNWLSEATGGLGLEVLLPAVLLVALAVVLTYIGYSKLRRPRQRPAEKDPPDEATF
- a CDS encoding RimK family alpha-L-glutamate ligase, whose product is MGTLGIFVDRQTLSHSRKLGAVMRFRDAAEALGHRSYFIFPVEMRKIAKTSALLIRGRTDPLNATYVAARWASLHGIPVIDDATSIRICSDKVNMYMHLQKAGVPIPETWYLGRRDVEAGEEGIIGQLHFPLVLKEPSTSFSNRVKVAHDRRELTRIATSYLKLSHLIVVQEHVESEEDWRIGILDGEVLFASRYVEIEPEEVRPIEEEEVPYYGVETLPLDRVPERALRLAVRAACAIGEGLYSVDIKERGGKLFVIEVNDNPSLENGEEEHYPDVYERIVARLMKA
- a CDS encoding glutamate-cysteine ligase family protein codes for the protein MTIGTEHEYSINDESFNPLPISDQIIKELAGELRNEIPFGPVHLSKELQKHVLEITPSVPAHDLVSLEASLYSGLQGFYARTEGKYRLLGLGMHPALRLEEAQVWEHEDSEIYEIYDRLFDIRQHGWLNIQALQVNLPFRDGEDMVRMYNRLRALIPYLVAVSASSPLVEGKETRAMDNRLIFYRENQRRLPSITHGIIPEKLRSPEHQRQIQEEMYATLREHGGERLCHEWVDSRGVIVRFSRCCLELKAIDEQECLRADVALVAFILALLRCDDLGLEEDEEALKEMTEKAILGGVSQFRPELRKLHAVASRRASADERRYLPLIKTKVEYGSLAEVMLQERHEGKGLLVMLQEMEGALRTNVPHQCGACKRSDPFGI